In Candidatus Methylomirabilota bacterium, the sequence GACCTCGTGCCCGACGTTCCCGTCGACGACGATGATGCCGCCCTGCATGCCGTACTTACTGCCACGATACGAAGCCCCGGCACGGTGCCGGGCATTCCCTTTGACGTGAATCAGCCCGCCCTGCATTTCGACGCCCAGGAAGTCGTCGGCATTGCCGTCAATGAGGATCTCGCCGCCCCGCATATACGAACCGGCGTGCATCCCGACATCGCCGTGGACCGTGATGCGACCACGGGTCATGCCCGAGCCGATCCACTTGACCCGCCCCGCGCCGCCTTCGATGACGATCTCATCCGACCGCTCCCCCTCTACCCTGAAGAAATCGGCAAGCCGGTGCGTCTCATTCCCTAACGCCACAGGCATCGCCTCGATTTCCGCCTGCGCCCGCTCGGCGAAGAGATCGGGGCAGATCGTCTCGGCCTCGAGTGGTATGTTTGTGGGGATCTCTTGCATATGAAGTACGACTGGTGACATATGACCCTCGCGTATTAATTGTAGGGGCGCTGCTTGCTGCGCCCTCCTTGGGCAGAGCAAGCCCTGCCCCTACTAAACGGCCAATAACTGAGAACCCGATCAGCCCGCCAGCAACTGGTGCAGGTGAAAGTGATGTTTGCCCAACTTGCCGCCGTAGTTACCGGCGGAGATCTTCACGACGCCTGGACCGCATGCAGCCCGGATGCCGACCCGCATCGCCTCTCCCACCGCCTCCGGCGTCAGGCCGTCGACGACGATTTCGAGTACCGCCCCGACGCCCTCCGGCAGTTCGCTCTTGACCGCGCCTCGCAGCGATGGGCAGAAGGCCGTATTGCTGGAGGCGTTCAGGAACTTGTAGCGCGAGCCGACCTTGCTGCCGGATCTGACGACGCCGCCAGGAAACGGCATGATGACGCCAGGTACCTTCCGCATCGCCTCAATCGCCCGCTCGGCGGCCTGCAGCGTGACCGACAGCTCACTCCCCAACAGCAGGAAGTTGCCGCCGCCTACACCCTTTTGCACGCCGAACCGGTCTTCCACAATGAACTCGCCGTCCATCACGGGAATCCGCCAGAACCGCCGAGGGCCGCTTCCGTTGCCGAACATCCGCGGCTCGAAGCGCTTGCTGATCTGAAACCCATCGCCGAAAAATTTGAGCTTCCCCCCGATTGACAGACGGTCTTCGGCCTCCAGATCGTTATAACAGGCCGACGTCGGGGCCGTCATGACGCACTGGCCGATTCGGTTGATAAGCTGTTCCTGCACCGCCTTTTTCGACGTGGCGAACAGCATCACACTTACGCCGGGGCGGTCGTCGGGCGTCTCAGTCGCCTCGGTTCCAATTGCCACCTCACAGCCGCAGCCGATGACTGAGGTGCCGAAACCGGCCATGCTGCGGGCCGCCTCCATGGCCCACCCCTTGCTGCACGCAGTGATGAGCACCCGGCTCGCATACATGCCGAATGCCTCTGCATAGGTCTCGTCGATGCAAACGCCATTGATCTCCATTGCGTCTCCGTCAGCTCACCATCAGGATCATCGAGCCGTCCCCAGGGGAATCGCCTCCCGATAGGGGATATCCTCGATATCGATCGGGAAATTCTGGTACCGGATCGTATAGAAGTTTTCGAATTCGGTCTTGAAGCTTGGGTCCATCTCGCCCACATCCGGCGGGATGACGAACAGGGTCTTGCCGTCTGGACTGGCCACGATCTCGCCGTCCCGCAGCACCGTCTCGCCGCCCTTGATGGTATAGACAGGATGTTCGAACATCTGCTCCCGGTCGGTATCCTTGGCGTAGATGGTGATATCGGCATCGGCCCCGACCCCCAGGTGGCCCTTATGATGAAGTCCCAGCGCCCTCGCTGGGCCGGCCCTGGAGATGATGGCGATCTCCGACAGGCTGTATTCGCGGTCGAGGCTCGACAGGATCGTCTCGGACGCCACGCGCTTATGCACACGCTTCAGCATCTCGTCCCGGAACGGCTTGTCCATGAGCAGTCGAATGATCCATGGATAGAGGTAGAAGGGGCCGCCGTTGGGATGATCGGTAGAGAGAAAGACCCGCCACGGATCACGGATCAGGAGGAACAGCTCCAATCCGATCGCCCATTGCAGGGCATTCACAAAGTTGTTTTCGCGATAGGTATAGGGGACGATCCCGCACCCGGTCTCGATCTCTACGTCCTGGTTGTACCATTTGTTCTTGCTGAGCTTGTACAGCCGGTACTGCCAGGGTCCGTCCGCCGTGATGGTGGTGGCGTCGCCAAAAACCACCTGGCCAATATCCGTCGTGATGTTGGGATGGGTGTTGATGTACTCGGCAATTTCAGGAGCCTTTGAGCAGAAGCCGCCCCAGTTTTCGCCGCCGTAGCTGTGGAACTGGGCGTGCGCCACATGGAGTCGGCTACCCTCCAGTGTCCGCATCGTATCCAGGGTCGTCAGATAGTTGTTCGGCGTACCCAGGCGATTGGCGTGCAGGTGGATCGAGTGGGGCAGGCCGAGACTTTCGTTGACCGAGGCGAGCGTCTGCAGGATCTGGCGCGGTGTCACATCGAAGTAGTGGACCTTGTCGTCCAGGGTCTCGACGTCCTTGCCGTACTTCCACTGCTCGACCCCTCCTGGGTTGACCAGCTTGACGCCGTATGCCTTCAACGACCGGAGGAGCCAAGCGACGTAGCGCTTGACCTTGTCCAGTTCGCCCGCCTTGATGAACTTCAGGATAAACTCGTTGCTTCCAAGCTCAATGTATAACCCTTTATCGACGATCGGGATGTCGATCAGCTCTTCATGGGTATGTCGAACCCCAATGGGCGCGTTGGCGCCCTCCATGACCGTGGTGTAGCCCATCTGGGCGTAGAGGTACCCCGTTGCAAAGGTCGAGGGAACGGTCGAGCCCACACCGGATCGTATACCGGCACCGGGCTTCGCGTTGAATAGCATGTGCCGGTGGTCCTCTGGCCTGAACCCGCGGGCCGCGTTGACCGCCGGACTCGCGATGTGGGTATGGATATCGACGCCGCCAGGCATCACTACCAGGTTGCCGGCGTCGATCACCTCGGCAGGCCCGGTGCAGGACTCGACGACCTTTCCATCCTCGACACAGATCTCTTTTACCGTACCGTTAATCCCGTTGGCCGGGTCGTACACCTCGCCGCCGACGATTCGTAATGAGCGTGCCATATCGATTGTCCTCAGCCTCTGCCTGCCGGGGCGGGAGCACCGTTGCCGGCGCGACTCTTTATCGCCTTGATCTTTGCGATAATGCGCTCAAGGATCTCCCGATCCGATGGATAGGGTGAATCAACGACCTTTTTGAACATCAGGGGGATATGGTCCATTCTGTACGCCATGCCGCCGGCGGCAATGGCGCCCTGCGCCGCTGGAATAACGATATCGGCGACTCTGGTCGTATCGCTCTCTTTGGGATCGATGGCGATCAGCGGGATCGATTTTAGGTGCTCCGCCATCCCCCCGGGAAAGTTGCCGATGGCGTCGCCGGCAATAATCAGTGCCGCATCAACCTCTTTGCGGGCCAACATATCGACGACCGAAAATTCGCCGGGATTGAATCGCGGATAGCCGCGACTCATGTTGACATGGAAGGGAAAGCCCGTCTGCCAAGTCAGCACCTGCGCCATCCCCACCACGTTGCCGTGACCTCTCATGGCCGCGCACGAAAACTTGGTGAACTGGTTCAGGTCCTGGGCGAGCTTGAGCAGCGCCACAAGATTCAGATACTTGCCCCTGGTCTGGGTCAGACCCATCCCCCAATAGACGATCCCGAACTTGGCGCTCTTCATCTTCTCAACCAGCGCCTTCAACTCATCGATCGGGATGCCCCCAACCTCGGTCACCGGCAACTCGTGACCCTTTACCAGCGCCCGGAGCGCCGAGATGACCTCGTAATCCGAGTTCGGTTTCATCTGGATAAAGGCGTCGGCGATGCGCGTGGTCGGCGTCGGCCTGACGTCGACCTGAATGACCATCCGGTCCTTCTTCCCCTTTGGGGTAAACATCCCCTTGACGGTCACCGAGTAGCGGATGGCGTGCCGCGGGTGCGCCTCGGCCGGATTACACCCCCAGAAGATCACCAGATCGGCCCGGTTCTTCGTCTCTCCAGATGTGCAGGTGGGGATGCCGACGGTCATCACCGCCTGGTAGCTGGGCGCGTGACAGACCGAAGAGGTATGATCGATATTGGCGCCGATCAGATCGGCCAGCTCAATCGATTTGCGCTGGGCGCCCAGTTCGGTCGAATCGAGTCCATAGATGAGGGGATATTTGGCCTTGGCGAGAACCTCCGCCGCCGCGTCGATACACTCATCAACGGTGGCCGGTTTGCCATACAGTCTCGGGGTCGACAACCCTTCCAGATGATGGAGGAAGGTGTCTTTCCCGAGGGTACAGGCGTTCTTGACCTCGGTGATCTTTCCGTTCTCGACCTTGACCTCAAGATCGTCACAGGTCACCCCGCAATAGGGGCAGACGACCCCCGTCATCACATACGGTTCTTTTTTTGTAGCCGGTTCTTGTACGGCAACGCTCTCAGCCATGGCGCTTCACCTCCACCGTAATCCCCTTGGAGTCAGGCATCCCCGTCGCCTGGGTATCGGAACCGATCAGGGCATTGCTCAACTCTCCATACGGTATAAAGACGATTCCCTGCGGGATATCGGTCTTTTTCAATTTGACGACGATCGAACCGTAGCTCGATGTGACCTGCGCCTGACCCCCATCCTGCAGACCCAGGGCGTCCATATCCTTGAGGTTCATCTGCAAGGTCGACACCTCTTCCCGGTACTCTTCCGCTTCCTTGCCGAGATGGAGCGATTTGCCCTGCTTGGTCGATCGACCGGTAATCAGAACGAACTGTGTGTCAGGCACCTGATTCTTACTCCTATGTTATAATCTTATCACAGAATCGCTACCATTAAAGGGATCTGCTCAGGCGTAGAGACTGAAGGCTGAAGGCTATACTGGCGCCTCAGCCGGCCAGCCGTCTCTGCGCGATCTCCAGGGCGTGATTCTCGTCAAGCATCACAAACTTCTCGGAGGTCCGGATCGTCTCGAGCATCTCGATCTCGACATCGTATTTCAGGACGCCGACCGCCAGCGCACCGACCCCCTTAATGCCCGGTACGACCTCTTTCAGGTCATCATTCGGCGCCAGGTTGAAGATGCCGGTCGGAGGAACCGCGTTCACGTCGGCCACAAGCTTCCCCGACGGCAGCGCCTCCAGAACCGCCTTGGAAATCATCTGGATCCCCGCCTTACCGGTCGTCAGGATCACATCCACGTCGCGCAGGTGCGAGATCTTATCATCGTCCGTCGCCATGGCGGCGCCCTTCACCGTCCCCCCTGTCTTGGCCGACAGTCGCTCCGCCAACTGCTGCACGCCGCTCAGTTGCCGGGAGCCGATAACGACCTCCGCTCCCAGCTTGACACACAGGGTCGCCGCAACAATGCCGACCGGGCCCGTTCCGCCCGGGATGGCCACCCGCTTGCCGCGCAGGCCGCCGACGGCCTTTTCCGCTTTGGCGACCAGCGCCACCGCCGTCGTGTACGACCCTTTAGGATCGATCATCATCGACACCTGAAAGGGGGGGAACATGCTCTTCGCCGCGGCCTGACGGACACGCTCGGCCGAATCGACGTCGTTGCCCCCGATGAACAGCGCGCTGAATTTGGCGCCCTTTGGCCCCCTGGAGAAGATGATGTCCTGCACCAGCAGGACCGCCGACTCCTCATTGACGCTGCCGTATGGAATGACGGCGTGGAAGCCGGCATCATACGCCATATTGATGTCGAACGGACTCGGTTGGGCTTCCGTCGTTAAAAAATAGAGCAGATGCTTTCGCTCGTTCGTCATAGGTCCTCACTCAGCAAAACAAATCAAAGGGGCCGACGGGCGAGAGACCGATCAGGCCTTCACGCTCACCCGGCAACCCCTTCGATATGGGTGATCCGACTCTCTATCTAATCTTACCTCGTATCGATCCCACTACGCAAAGGGATGCTTGACCTTGTCCTTCGCGGCGAGGATGTCACTCATCGACGGCTGCTCGGCCAATGCCCGCGCGATCGACTCCTTGGTCGCCTGATAGTTAAAGTCGAAGATCTTTTTATTGTCGTCGGCTTCCCAGTGAATAAACACGCCGACAACGATCGCCAGATCTTCAGCATCTTTCGCCGGAATAACGCCTTCCGCGACGCTATCCACCACAGCCTTGGCCACAGCGGCCTGGGCCGGGCCGAACATCTGAACCGCCTGTTTTGCCCCTTTAATCGTCACTTTGTTGAACATCACCGTCGCAGGCTTCGCCAGCAAATTCGGCGCCACCACCGCCAGAAGGGCGCTGTGACCCGCAGACTGCTGAGCGAGGCGCTGTGCGAGGACGGCGCCGACCGGACCGTTCTTGGGGCCGATCATCAGGTCAATATGTGCCACCTCGTTGCCGTCACCTACCAATGACTCGCCAACCATGATGTCGCGCATTGCCATTCCTCCTTCTCCTTTCCACCTTGCCGGTTAACGTTCTCAGTTCTTACCCAAACGTCCTATTGGGGCTTAGTCGCAAAGCCTAGATTCTAATTTTAGCAGACCATCGTGTCAAGCTTTTTTAGCTATCCGGAAAGTCTATGAAAATGGGCTATCCTGGTGGAGACCAGGGTGGGAATCGAACCCACATCCGCCCGATTTGCAGTCGGAACGGCATCACGGATTTGAAATCCGCGCCGCACGCCAGCACGGTCGCCTGGTCATTCGCTAGCTATTATCGGCCAAACGAATCCCCGTGAATTGCTACCGCTTCTCGGGCTGAAAGTAGTTCCGGTAACTAATCCGGATATGATCTCGTGGTGTGACGCAGGAACCACCCCTGAGAACCATTTGGTTCGCCATAAACTTACCGTTGTACTCTCCCAGCGCGACCAACCCGCTGAAATCCGACCAGTGTTCTTCTGCGATCTCCTCAATTAAATCATGCATCCGGCGGTCGATCGAGGACCGGTAGTTATAGGTCTCCTTGACCGTCGGGCGTGAGAGGTATCCCCGTCGAGCACGCTCAACTCGCGCGCCGAGAGACTCGTAGTAGGAGTTGAATAGAAAGCCGAACAGCGCATGATAGGGCCGGTAGTTGCGGGAGTATCGCTGCAGAAGAAGCGTTTCGAAGAACCAGGTAGTGTGACCGAGGTGCCATTTGGGCGGACTCACATCGACGATCGGCTGAATAACGTAGTCCTCGATTTCCAGGGGGAGGCAGATCGCTTCTGTCAGTTCGCGGATTTCAATATACTTCTTGAGCAGTCCCGTTCGTTCGTTTACCGTTTCTTTCCTCATTGGTCCTTGCGTGTCCCCTCAGCCTTCGTTCGATCCTGCTGTTGGCTCGTGCCGCACACGCCTGGTATGTTGCTCAACCTACCTCTTTCCGGTTGTCGCGTTCCGTTCCGCACTCCGGTCAGAACGTTCGCGGATGCTTTCTCACGGAATTCTTATAACAGCATTATTCCTATATCTCAAATAGAAAATACCGATATCTAAGGATACCGCTTTTCTATCTCCCACGCGACGCACTGGCCGCACAGGGCAACAGCCCCGAAGGTTAGAGCGGATACTTATCGGTCGACCAGCTTGGGGCGAAACGGCAAGCACTTTCTGCTTGCATACGATTCGCGTATCCGACAAGATGGGGGTGTAGAAATCGAGGCTGGCGAACCCCCTGAGCGGAACCCGTGAGTATGCAGCCTATGCCATTCGTATACACCATAGATGGCACAATGGAGGGGATGTTAATGGAACGAATCGATTGGAGATACCACCGCCCCGGATGAAAGTCCTGCGTCAAGACGCAAGAGTTTCTTGCGAAACATCGTGTCGAGATTGCGTTGCAGGTGGATGCGAAGAAAACAACCCTGAAGGAGAAGGAAGCGCTCGCGCTGATCCGAGAGGTGGACGAGATCTACGCGACGAAGGGGCAGAAAGTTATCCACGTTGACCTGCAGAAGGACAAGCCGGATAAGTCACAGCTCCTGGCGCTCCTGCTGGGGCCAAGCAGGAACCTGCGAGCCCCGACCCTCCGGAAGGGTCGCACGCTCATTGTCGGCTTTGACGCGGCGATTTACGGCAAATTATTTCGTTAACGGCCGTTAGGCATCCAACCGTTGCTTGGGCTCTCGCCAGAGGAGCTGTACCGAAGACTGGCGCACGAGTGGCTCAATGATCGAACGACACGATGTGTCTGTCGCGTGACGCGTCTAAGGGGATTGAACGATCGGCGGGATATTCGAGTACACAATGGTATCAGACACCTCGGCCTTGTAGATGGACGGCGGCGGCGATGGTGGGGACGGAGTCGCCGCCCGCCTGACTGCTTTGATCGGCAGCTCGGTCGCCTGGCGCTCCTGCCGACCGCGCCGGTACAGGCCGAGGACTTTGGTCACGTAGTCCCGGGTCTCTGCATAGGGCGGTACGCCCTTATACCGAAGTACGGCGTTCTCGCCGGCATTGTAGGCGGCTAACGCCAGCGTCACATCTCCCTCAAACAGGTTCAGAAGTTCGCGAAGGTATCTGGCGCCGGCGCCGACATTCTCGTGGGGATCGTAGACATCGCCGACGGAAAAGCGCCAGACGGTCCCCGGCATGAGTTGCATCAGCCCTTGCGCCCCCTTCGGCGAGATCGCCTTACGGTTGAAGTTCGACTCCACCTGGATCACCGCTCGAATCAGGGCCGGATCAAGCTCGTACTCGGCCGCCAGGACATCAATGAGTCCGGATATGTTCGCGGCGGTGAGTTTTGTGGTGGCGGGCAGGACACCAGGCCGGAGCAGCCTGTGTTGCGGCGTTGTCGGCGCATTGGTAAAGTAGACCAGCCCATCCGTGTCGGTCCGGTAATAGATCTCTCCCAACGCCGGTCCCGCCGACAGCAGGATCAAGCCCGCCAGCGCTATTGCGATATGCCATCCCTTTCTCACACCGCCTCCTGATTGGTCGACCGCAATTAAACTTTGTAAAAATATACCAAATCCGGCCGCCGTGTGCAAGCACAATTAGCCCCTCCAGCCAGTCTGCGCCGGACCGGACTCAGTGACCCAGACCGGAAAGCAACTGTTCGGTGACATAAAACAGCAGGACCCCAACGAACACCATGACCGCCATCAGGATCCCTTTCTCACGATTGACCTCCGGCATCAGGTCGGATGCCGCTACATAGATCATGACCCCTGCCGACACGGCCAGCCGATACCCCAGCAGCCCCTCAAGGTACGACGCAAACAGGACGCCAAAGATCGTCGAGAAGGCAAGCGCCACCGATGATGCGACAGCGATCGTACGTGTCCTGCCGGACGCCAGCATGATGGAACCGACCGTAAATCCCTCGGGAATCTTGTGAAGCGCTACCGCCACGAAGATCAAGACCCCCAGCTCCGTGCTGACATGGAAGCCCGATGCGATCGACACCCCATCGAAGAAGGTATGGACCAGCAGACCGGTCAGGGCGAAGAGGCTGACCGCCGGCGCCAGGACCGCCTCTACGTGGGTTTCCTCGCCGAAGTGAAAATGGGGCGCCAGGATATGCTCGGCAAAATGGATGAGCAGATACCCGCCGAGAATCAGCAGGGGCGCGTGCTCGGTCAGGCGCACGCTCTCCGGCACCATCCCAAGGAAGGCGGCCCCCAGCATAAAGCCGGTCCCGAGGGCGAGGAAGTATTTCAGCAGCACCTCGTCCCATCGTCGTTTGATCGTGATCAGCAGTCCGCCGGCCACGTTCGCCGCGGCAGCGGCGCAGCCGAAGGCCAAGCTTATGTAGAACGATTCCATCATCGCCTCATGAAGATAGTGTAAACACGGTACGTTAGCCGTTCACCCTCGCCTTGTCAAAGCAATTTATCCCGGCCTCAACGTATCCGGAGATTCGCTTTGCCCGGATGACAAACGAAGACTATACTTAATGTAGAAAAAACAGCCGATTTATAACCTCAAGGAGGCCCAATGGCGGAGGCGAGCGGAGCGCAGTTCGAGGCATTGGTGCGAATTATGGAGCGATTGCGGGAGGACAACGGGTGCCCGTGGGACCGGGAGCAGACACGGCAGACCCTGAAGCCGTTCCTGATCGAGGAAGCCTATGAAGTGGTGGAGGCGATCGACGAAGAAGACCCCAAACAGATCATGGAGGAGTTGGGTGATCTGCTGTTTCAGGTCATATTTCACGCCCAGGTCGCGGCCGAACAGCGCGAGTTCACCATCGGGCAGGTTTTGGCGGCGATAACGGAGAAGATGGTGCGCCGTCACCCCCATGTCTTCGGCGACGGAACCGCCTCCACGGCCCACGAGGTCCTGGAACAGTGGGAGGAACTGAAGCGCAAGGAGCGTCATGCCGTATCGACGGCCCCCGTATCGGCCCTGGATGGTGTCCCGCGAGAACTCCCCGCTCTCCTGCGCGCTCAACGGCTGCAGGATAAGGCATCGCGGGTCGGGTTTGATTGGCACGAGATCTCCGGAGTCAAGGCAAAGCTTGAAGAGGAGCTTGGCGAGCTGACAGAGGCGATCGAGTCCGCCACGCCGGAGGCGATCGAACAGGAATTGGGAGACGTCCTGTTCAGTCTGGTTAACCTTGCCAGATTCCTGAACCTGAACGCGGAGGAGGCGCTGCGTAAAAGCGTTGTGCGCTTTACGACCAGGTTCCGGTCCATGGAGGAAGCGCTGCGTTGCGATGGTCGTCGCTTCGACGAGATCGGCCTGGAGGAGATGGAGCGGTTGTGGCAGGACGCCAAGCGTCAAGCGCGCACCTCCGACGCATGATATGCTTGACGATCTGCTGTGTTGACCCCTCACCCCAACCCTCTCCGCACCCAGAGGGTACTCGGGGGCGAGGGGGAATTAAATAGTTTTCCTCTCCCCCACCTTGGGGGAGAGGATGAAGGTGAGGGGGGGAAGTACCAATTTTTTCACCCAAGTTGAGTAGGCACATGACCAAACGGCTCGTTGTCTGGTGTACGTTGATCGTGGGCGCGTTGGTATGGTCCGCGATTACCGACGCGAAGACGGAACCTGCGCCTCGGCCGGTTTTGGCGATTCAGATCGAAGGGGTAATCTCACCCAGTACGGCCGATTATATCATCCGTGCCATCAAGCAGGCCGACCGCGAGGTGGCCCAGGCGCTGATTATCGAACTGGACACCCCGGGCGGCCTTGATCTCTCGATGCGCTCCATCATCAAGGAGATGCTGGCCGCCGAGCGCCCCATCATCGTCTATGTCTCGCCGAAAGGCGCCCGCGCCGCGTCCGCCGGCGCCTTTATCACCCTGGCGGCCCACGTGGCGGCCATGGCGCCCGGCACCAATATCGGGGCCGCCCACCCGGTCAATATGGGAGGCCCAATGGACAAAGAGATGACCAAAAAGGTGACCAACGACGCCGCCGCCTATATCCGGACCATCGCCGAGCAGCGCGGCCGGAACGTCCAGTGGGCCGAGGATGCGGTCCGCAAGAGCGTGTCGGCAACCGAGAAGGAGGCGCTCACGCTCAAGATCATCGACCTTGTGGCAGACAGGCTGGACGACCTGCTCGTGGCCCTGGATGGTCGGGAGGTCACGACAGCCGGCGGTACGGTCATCCTGCACACCAAAGGGGTCGAGGTCAGCCGTATCGATATGAGCCTCCGCGATAAGATCCTGAAGGTCATCTCCGATCCGACCATCGCGTACATGCTGTTGATGTTGGGCCTGGCCGGGCTGTACTTCGAGCTGTCGACCCCCGGGGCGATTCTGCCCGGCGTCCTCGGCGGCATCTGCCTGATCCTGGCCTTCTACGCCTTCCAGACCCTGCCCATTAACTACGCCGGGCTGCTCCTGATCCTGCTGGCGATTATTCTGTTCATTGCCGAGATCAAGGTGACCTCGTACGGCATGCTTGCCGTCGGCGGGATCATCGCCATGATCCTCGGTTCGATGATGCTGATCAAGAGCCCGGCGCCGTTCATGCGGATCTCGTTGCCCGCCATTATCCTGACTACCGGGGCAACGGCGGCATTCTTTCTCTTTATCGTGGCCATGGCGCTGCGGGCGCAGCATCAACAGACTACGACCGGCGCCGAAGGACTGATCGGGCAGATCGGCACGGTCAGGACGCCGCTTAAACCGGAGGGAAGCATCTTGGTTGGAGGCGAACTCTGGTCGGCTCGATGCGA encodes:
- a CDS encoding formylmethanofuran dehydrogenase subunit C; amino-acid sequence: MSPVVLHMQEIPTNIPLEAETICPDLFAERAQAEIEAMPVALGNETHRLADFFRVEGERSDEIVIEGGAGRVKWIGSGMTRGRITVHGDVGMHAGSYMRGGEILIDGNADDFLGVEMQGGLIHVKGNARHRAGASYRGSKYGMQGGIIVVDGNVGHEVGAYMRRGLIVIKGNAEDFLGAMMTNGTICLFGQAGIRTGAGMQKGTIYCRRPVDLLPTFAYDCTYAPVFLQMLFKGLKQLGVETPVPGNGSVRRYHGDLADVGKGEILIAA
- the fhcD gene encoding formylmethanofuran--tetrahydromethanopterin N-formyltransferase, whose product is MEINGVCIDETYAEAFGMYASRVLITACSKGWAMEAARSMAGFGTSVIGCGCEVAIGTEATETPDDRPGVSVMLFATSKKAVQEQLINRIGQCVMTAPTSACYNDLEAEDRLSIGGKLKFFGDGFQISKRFEPRMFGNGSGPRRFWRIPVMDGEFIVEDRFGVQKGVGGGNFLLLGSELSVTLQAAERAIEAMRKVPGVIMPFPGGVVRSGSKVGSRYKFLNASSNTAFCPSLRGAVKSELPEGVGAVLEIVVDGLTPEAVGEAMRVGIRAACGPGVVKISAGNYGGKLGKHHFHLHQLLAG
- a CDS encoding formylmethanofuran dehydrogenase subunit A, with protein sequence MARSLRIVGGEVYDPANGINGTVKEICVEDGKVVESCTGPAEVIDAGNLVVMPGGVDIHTHIASPAVNAARGFRPEDHRHMLFNAKPGAGIRSGVGSTVPSTFATGYLYAQMGYTTVMEGANAPIGVRHTHEELIDIPIVDKGLYIELGSNEFILKFIKAGELDKVKRYVAWLLRSLKAYGVKLVNPGGVEQWKYGKDVETLDDKVHYFDVTPRQILQTLASVNESLGLPHSIHLHANRLGTPNNYLTTLDTMRTLEGSRLHVAHAQFHSYGGENWGGFCSKAPEIAEYINTHPNITTDIGQVVFGDATTITADGPWQYRLYKLSKNKWYNQDVEIETGCGIVPYTYRENNFVNALQWAIGLELFLLIRDPWRVFLSTDHPNGGPFYLYPWIIRLLMDKPFRDEMLKRVHKRVASETILSSLDREYSLSEIAIISRAGPARALGLHHKGHLGVGADADITIYAKDTDREQMFEHPVYTIKGGETVLRDGEIVASPDGKTLFVIPPDVGEMDPSFKTEFENFYTIRYQNFPIDIEDIPYREAIPLGTAR
- a CDS encoding formylmethanofuran dehydrogenase subunit B, with product MAESVAVQEPATKKEPYVMTGVVCPYCGVTCDDLEVKVENGKITEVKNACTLGKDTFLHHLEGLSTPRLYGKPATVDECIDAAAEVLAKAKYPLIYGLDSTELGAQRKSIELADLIGANIDHTSSVCHAPSYQAVMTVGIPTCTSGETKNRADLVIFWGCNPAEAHPRHAIRYSVTVKGMFTPKGKKDRMVIQVDVRPTPTTRIADAFIQMKPNSDYEVISALRALVKGHELPVTEVGGIPIDELKALVEKMKSAKFGIVYWGMGLTQTRGKYLNLVALLKLAQDLNQFTKFSCAAMRGHGNVVGMAQVLTWQTGFPFHVNMSRGYPRFNPGEFSVVDMLARKEVDAALIIAGDAIGNFPGGMAEHLKSIPLIAIDPKESDTTRVADIVIPAAQGAIAAGGMAYRMDHIPLMFKKVVDSPYPSDREILERIIAKIKAIKSRAGNGAPAPAGRG
- a CDS encoding formylmethanofuran dehydrogenase — encoded protein: MPDTQFVLITGRSTKQGKSLHLGKEAEEYREEVSTLQMNLKDMDALGLQDGGQAQVTSSYGSIVVKLKKTDIPQGIVFIPYGELSNALIGSDTQATGMPDSKGITVEVKRHG
- a CDS encoding methylenetetrahydromethanopterin dehydrogenase, translated to MTNERKHLLYFLTTEAQPSPFDINMAYDAGFHAVIPYGSVNEESAVLLVQDIIFSRGPKGAKFSALFIGGNDVDSAERVRQAAAKSMFPPFQVSMMIDPKGSYTTAVALVAKAEKAVGGLRGKRVAIPGGTGPVGIVAATLCVKLGAEVVIGSRQLSGVQQLAERLSAKTGGTVKGAAMATDDDKISHLRDVDVILTTGKAGIQMISKAVLEALPSGKLVADVNAVPPTGIFNLAPNDDLKEVVPGIKGVGALAVGVLKYDVEIEMLETIRTSEKFVMLDENHALEIAQRRLAG
- the fae gene encoding formaldehyde-activating enzyme, which produces MAMRDIMVGESLVGDGNEVAHIDLMIGPKNGPVGAVLAQRLAQQSAGHSALLAVVAPNLLAKPATVMFNKVTIKGAKQAVQMFGPAQAAVAKAVVDSVAEGVIPAKDAEDLAIVVGVFIHWEADDNKKIFDFNYQATKESIARALAEQPSMSDILAAKDKVKHPFA
- a CDS encoding lytic transglycosylase, with the translated sequence MCLHTAAGFGIFLQSLIAVDQSGGGVRKGWHIAIALAGLILLSAGPALGEIYYRTDTDGLVYFTNAPTTPQHRLLRPGVLPATTKLTAANISGLIDVLAAEYELDPALIRAVIQVESNFNRKAISPKGAQGLMQLMPGTVWRFSVGDVYDPHENVGAGARYLRELLNLFEGDVTLALAAYNAGENAVLRYKGVPPYAETRDYVTKVLGLYRRGRQERQATELPIKAVRRAATPSPPSPPPSIYKAEVSDTIVYSNIPPIVQSP
- a CDS encoding ZIP family magnesium transporter produces the protein MESFYISLAFGCAAAAANVAGGLLITIKRRWDEVLLKYFLALGTGFMLGAAFLGMVPESVRLTEHAPLLILGGYLLIHFAEHILAPHFHFGEETHVEAVLAPAVSLFALTGLLVHTFFDGVSIASGFHVSTELGVLIFVAVALHKIPEGFTVGSIMLASGRTRTIAVASSVALAFSTIFGVLFASYLEGLLGYRLAVSAGVMIYVAASDLMPEVNREKGILMAVMVFVGVLLFYVTEQLLSGLGH
- a CDS encoding nucleoside triphosphate pyrophosphohydrolase; translation: MAEASGAQFEALVRIMERLREDNGCPWDREQTRQTLKPFLIEEAYEVVEAIDEEDPKQIMEELGDLLFQVIFHAQVAAEQREFTIGQVLAAITEKMVRRHPHVFGDGTASTAHEVLEQWEELKRKERHAVSTAPVSALDGVPRELPALLRAQRLQDKASRVGFDWHEISGVKAKLEEELGELTEAIESATPEAIEQELGDVLFSLVNLARFLNLNAEEALRKSVVRFTTRFRSMEEALRCDGRRFDEIGLEEMERLWQDAKRQARTSDA